DNA sequence from the Parambassis ranga chromosome 1, fParRan2.1, whole genome shotgun sequence genome:
agtatggtctttattttggaccacatcctcctctgacacacctctgtcagggagtccagttcctctcccacacGATGGCTgcccttcctgatgattctgttgagtctgtttatatccctcaccctcagactgctgccccagcagacaacagcatacatgatgcctctggccaccacagactcataaaacatcctcagcatcgtcctgcagatgttgaaggacctcagctgcctcagaaagtagaggcgactctggcccttcctgtaaacagtgtccacgttcttactccagtccagtttgtggtccaagtacattctcaggtatttgtactcctccactacctccacactgacccctttgatgctggtagtgACATATGACATATGTTATGTCCCAGGAGCACAGCAGCCATTATTATTGACCACACTATACaatttgtaatttgttttcTATAACTGCCATTCAAGCTGCAGTGCATAGTTTTGCAGTAGATTatttaaaggggaaaaaaaagcacgGCAAAGATAGAGAATGTCCCTGCAGGGTCACTGTCATTCTCTCTAataaccacaagagggcagacTGTCCACTCAGTAGAAACAACTGTCCTCCTTTTCTATGACACACTGTAAACCTGTAATTTTAGTGTTTAATACTGATCTGTAAAAGGTTTACTGATCCATACTAATACATCTCAAATACTAAGGAAAAGATaggaaaatgtttaatgtgtttaaatgtataAAAGGTGGTACCAAAACTTGGCAAATTGGTTCATTCATCTGCCTTCTATCAAAAAAGTACATTAGAAAACTAAAATGTGGTAGCAACATGGcaatccacacagacacacacacagtgctactTTCTTAACCCATTCCCATAACTATAGTGCTTTTAATTGAATTTACATTATAGGGATTGTTTTTATGGTACAAGGTAtgagaagtagaagaagaagaagaagacagacttGTTTTTTATTCTCAGAGTGCAGGCGGGAAGCTGTGACTGGCTTCATTATTGTTTCAGTAttgttttacagtaaaataaaggAACTGATACCACAATTTTGAAAATGTTTCCCTCACAGCCTCTGAGGGCCATTTCCAAAGTGAGTCAGTGCCCATTGTTAAACTCCCATATGAAGACGTTCAGctttacagcataaataaacTTGTTTGTAGTCTGGTACAAAAACTGGTACTTCATTATGAGGTATTCTTGCCTCTGTAGAACTAAATATATAAATCAAATGTGGCACAGTAAGCACTGGGTAATCTGCCCGTGAGTCTGTGGCCCAGATTTGAGCCAGTTGCAGTTTACTTGTTTAATTTTTGGTGGAGATGAATTATgaatatgtactgtatataaaaaCTATAATATTTCTGATTTctggtgtctgtctgtcagctatcaaacaaaaaacatggcatAATACTAATCACTTGTTTTATCAATCTCTCTATAACCTTGAAAGAGCTGAGACTTCTTCTGGTTGGAAAAACCGGATCAGGAAAAAGTGCCTCTGGAAACATCATCCTGGGGAATCCAACTGCCTTTAAAGTGGACATGTCACCAGAATCTGTGACTGAAGGCTGTCAGAAGCAGGAGGCTCAAATTGGTGGCAGGAACATTGTTGTGATCGACTCTCCGGGTCTGTttgacacacagaaaacaacagatgAAATTCAAGAACAAATCGAACAGTGCATTTATGACTCAGTGCCTGGACCTCATGCGTTCCTGTTAGTGATCAGCCTGAAGTCTAGATTCacacaggaggagcaggagactGTCAAATGGATCCGGGATAACTTTGGTGAAGATGCTTCCTTATACACCGTCGTCTTGTTTACACACGCTGGCCTACTGAAAAGTAAATCTGTGGAACAGTTCCTTTCAGAGAGCAGGCCCTTACAGAGACTGATAAACGGATGTGGAGGAAGATATCATTCATTCAAAGATTACAACTCAGGCAGAACACAGGTCACAGAACTTATAgacaaaatagaaaaaatgGTCAAATTTAATGGAGGAGGTCACTACACTAATGAGATGTACGAGGAAGCCCAGTGGAAGCATAATTACTGGCGTCACATTTATAGGAAAGCTTATCGATGGGTTAAACGGCGCTATGATTATACCATTGGTATGATGACAGATAAACAAGTGAAAAAACGTCAAAGCAGATTCATGACTGaattataataatgataaaattAAAGCATTGTACAGCATGCCAGACATAAGAGATAATCCTTCAATGTTTTGTAGGTACATATTTTGGATTTAGGGGAAAACAGTTTGACAAAGAGAGGAGAATAGTTGCCATAGAGACCAGGGGAAGAGGACAAAGTGGGAAGAGGAATCAATTTAGTTAATGTATGTTAGAGAatcaaaaataatcaaaaaaagGTGAGAAACTACACTTGAATAAGTGTTGGATTTTAGGCAGAGTACACTCATTGTAGTGGATTCTATAGATGTGGGGCAGGGTGGTGGATGGTTTGGGTTGGAATTTATCATACTTGTTGTGTTATTATTGATGATATTGTGTGCTtgaatttcctttgggattaatacagtcttatcttatcttatcttatcttgtcaTGTAATTTCACTTGTAACCACTGGGTGGCTCCCTCATCCCTTTAGCCCACTCTGTGGGTTTTTCCCCAAATAAAATGAAAGTGATTGCCACTATTTAAACCGTTATACTGTTAGACCATCGGGTGAGATCTGTTTGCTGTGCTATAAAACAATCTTCCAGAAGCCTTCTCATAGAGCTGAGGAAACCCTTACACAGGTAAGCTCACCATGAAATCACGCATATATTTTCTTAGGAGATTTAATACTTGGTGTGTACCTCTAAGACTCTcctgtgatgattttttttaagttacagAGATGTGGCTGAGTAAACCTTGGATCTTGCTTGTGCTGGTCACATTGTGTGTGCCACCCGCTCACTTGCAACATCGACACAAAGGTATGTTTATAAGATATGCATAACCAGCACCTTACCATGACCTAAAAATACCTCAACAATCAATATAATTTTATCTGTGTATAggcaacaaaataaaatagaataatatTAGCTTATGATATATAGCTTATAAGTTCTGACATGTAGCGTAAGTGCATACAAGCcttactggtgtgtgtgtgtgtgtgtgtgtgtgtgagagtgcacCTGACAGTTTTCAAgtcacatgttttattttattggaaCAAAGTTTCACTCTTTGCTCCCACAAACATATAAAGTTGATATGCTTTCCACAGGCTCTGCAGATATGAAAGAGTTCAGACTCATTCTTGTGGGAAAGACTGGATCAGGCAAGAGTGCTTCTGGAAACACTATCTTGGACCGTCCAACTGCTTTTGAAGCAGGCACGTCACCAGAGTCTGTGACTGAAGACTGTCAGAAACAAGAGGCTCACATTGGTGACAGGAAAATTGTGGTGATTGACACTCCAGGTCTGTTTGAcaccaaaaaaacagaaaaacatgtgaaaGTAAACATTGAACAGTGTGTTAATGAGTCAGTGCCTGGACCTCATGCTTTCCTGTTAGTGATCAGCCTGAAGTCTAGATTCACACAGGAGGAGCGGAACACTGTCAAATGGATCCAGGATAACTTTGGCGAAGATGCTTCCTTATACACCATAGTCCTGTTCACACATGCTGACCTACTGGAGGGTAAATCTGTGAAAGAATACCTGTCAGAGAGCGAACACCTACGGAGACTGATCAACCAGTGTGGAGGAAGATATCATTCACTCATCAACAAACCCAGATCAAAGAGATTCCAGGTCAGAGAACTTCTAGATAAGATAGAGCAAATGGTGGAAGAGAATGGAGGAGGTCACTACACTAATGAGATGTaccaggaagcacagaggaaacttgaggaggagagggaaaggcagaggaaagaggaggagttgaaaaggaaggaggaggaggagagaatcagagaggaggagagaaaacttAATTGGTGTAAAATGATGGCATTGGCTTCTGCAGGAGTTGTTGGTGCAGGAATGTTTTTTGCCTCACATCCTTTAATGGCTTTAGGTGCAGCAATTGGAGTCACTCAGGGCTATAATTGCACAGATATGTTCTTCTAGTTGTGATGGGGAGTTTTATGACTTCTCATAAGTTTTTCTACTTTAAAAAGAATCCCAGGTTGTTTCGATTAAAACTTAAAagcttcatcactgctgtttttctttgtaattTGAATCATGTTACATGAATCAGTGTCTCTGTCTTacactgtgtggaaaaaaaaacatttttaataaaatccAGAATGCTTTTATTTCAaatggtttttgtttgtctgttaaGGCTGCAGCTTCGATAGCATCATGTAGCTCAATCACTCATACTCCCTCACTGGTACACAGCCATACATTGGTCAGACAGGTCTAATATATTTGGTTTGAATTGGAGAAGATGTTAACAATGACAGGATGTAAcacaaaatgcttcttgtgtTGGATTTTAAATTGATTTAGTTTTGACAGGAGAATCTAAAGTAATCCTTTCAATGGTGGGCATGCTCTTCTTTGGTTACAGCTACACTTTCTAAAACCACACCAGCCTGTGTATTCAGACAGCAGAGGACAACTTCAAATCcagtacagagagagagagagagacatgtgcATTTAGGCACATGGCACAGCATTGTAACAGCACCTCGACCTTAAACAGCCCCTTCATAGGAAGACAAGGTCCGGAGTAGGCCCCCTGTCAATATGAGTTTGACCCCCCTGTTTTAATGATGCTTAAAAAAACCAAAGAACCAAAGCTgagcaaaatacaaaaattaCATTAGTAATCTAAAATGAGTTATGTGGTCCCAACATGACGATCCACACAAGTGCAGGTAGGAAGCTGTAACTGGCTTCAGTATTGTTTCAGCATTGTTAAATGAAAGTAACTAAAAGGTGCTGTTAGAGACACACCTCCCACAGGTGTGTTTAGAACAATAACATGGAAAAATGGGCGTGTTCTCTTTGCTGTGCAATAAAAGCATCATCTACCTGTAAACATGTATTATTATACGCCCAAGGAGACACCAGGGTAAGTTCAAAACCGAAGCCTGTAAAgcttaccttattttatatttctaacctgttccTGAGCATGCACGGAGCACCTGGTatgtaagcaatttccctctgggattaataaagtatttctgattctgatgtatTTGAAGAAGAATCTTTCAACCATATCTCTGGCTTATTTTAAACGACATCAAAACAACAATTTTAAATcgaaatgtttgttgttgtttaaaacTTTAATTTTGTTTGTTATCGTTATCATTCTTAATCTTATTACAGGGAGATTACCTCTATCGAGATGTTGCACGTTCAGGCCTGGATCCCTGTTTGCATCCTGCATTTGCTGTTGATACTATGTGGGCAAACAGCTCACTGCAAAGATGGCAGAGGTACGTAAAGGGAAACGTTTACACTTCAGGTTTATCATGAGAGCAGTTTGTCACAAATGTCAACAATttaattttttcattttattttgtattatttgtcaTCCTTTAAACGTGGTTTGAAAACACTGTAGGGAGCGTGTCTCACTTCTTTCTTGTAAGACCTATCGAGCGGGTGCCCCCTCCCTCTGACTAAACTATGGTTTTCAGCATttagcagcaaacagcagacaaAGAATGGATAGCAGGTGTCAtggcaaaaaataaagattctgAAAAGACTCTGAAATGATCACTGAAAAGTTATATTTTATTACAAGCAATTGCATGGAGAGAAACACATGAACAGGTCTGACACAGCTCTCAGTGGTTCTTCACCGAGCAGGAGGCGGTTACATGTTTTATACCTTAAAAGTGCCCTTCAACTCTTCAACGTCCACCAGGCATAGTGTGacacataacataacataaataaactaataaataataataataatattttaaaacacTAGATATATTAGGTTTTAAGGTTTGAATTTAGGTCATAATGTACAATCACTAAGGCTGTGGGTGTAGTTCCTTATATGATGTTTTAGTTATTGTTAATGTGGTTCTGCCTGGAGCTTGGAACAAAATGTGACCAAGCGAGTTCTGCATAACTGGCAATGACAGGACATTGTGGCTGCAAACAATAACCTTCTATAAGTGTGATGCAGGCGCAGTTCTTCTCTATCTATCACAGACACACGTGTAGTCAGATTAGCTCTAACAAGGCAGTATACAAGGCACAAACAATATGATTCAGTATTTTTCcaccacacaggtgagaaaaaTTCAGGTGCAGTCATAAAATATAATAttggatggattgatggatggatttctGTGGTTAGTGTTAGATTTTTCAGATAAATCGTGGACCCGCAAAGACCAGTTCTCAAACAATAAAGCAGCATAAAACTGACAACTTGTTTTATCATTTTTCCACAGGCTCTGCAGATATAAAAGAGTTCAGACTCATTCTGGTGGGAAAAACTGGATCAGGCAAGAGTGCTTCTGGAAACACTATCTTGGACCGTCCAACTGCCTTTAAGGCAGGCACGTCACCAGAGTCTGTGACGGAAGACTGTCAGAAACAAGAGGCTCACATTGGTGACAGGAGGATTGTGGTGATCGACACTCCAGGTCTGTTTGACACCAAAAAAACCGAAACACAAGTGAAAGTAAACATTGAACAGTGTGTTAATGAGTCAGTGCCTGGACCTCATGCTTTTCTGTTAGTGGTCAGCCTGAAGTCTAGATTCACACAGGAGGAGCGGAACACTGTCAAATGGATCCAGGATAACTTTGGCAAAGATGCCGACTTATACACCATAGTCCTGTTCACACATGCTGACCTACTGGAGGGTAAATCTGTGAAAGAATACCTGTCAGAGAGCAAACACCTACGGAGACTGATCAACCAGTGTGGAGGAAGAAATCATTCACTCATCAACAATTCCAGATCAAAGAGAATCCAGGTCAGAGAACTTCTAGATAAGATAGAGCAAATGGTGGAAGAGAATGGCGGACGTCACTACACTAATGAGATGTaccaggaagcacagaggaaacttgaggaggagagggaaaggcagaggaaagaggaggagttgaaaaggaaggaggaggaggagagaatcaGAGAGCACCAGAGACAAAT
Encoded proteins:
- the LOC114448425 gene encoding GTPase IMAP family member 7-like; translation: MFPSQPLRAISKLSNKKHGIILITCFINLSITLKELRLLLVGKTGSGKSASGNIILGNPTAFKVDMSPESVTEGCQKQEAQIGGRNIVVIDSPGLFDTQKTTDEIQEQIEQCIYDSVPGPHAFLLVISLKSRFTQEEQETVKWIRDNFGEDASLYTVVLFTHAGLLKSKSVEQFLSESRPLQRLINGCGGRYHSFKDYNSGRTQVTELIDKIEKMVKFNGGGHYTNEMYEEAQWKHNYWRHIYRKAYRWVKRRYDYTIGMMTDKQVKKRQSRFMTEL
- the LOC114441109 gene encoding GTPase IMAP family member 7-like codes for the protein MWLSKPWILLVLVTLCVPPAHLQHRHKGSADMKEFRLILVGKTGSGKSASGNTILDRPTAFEAGTSPESVTEDCQKQEAHIGDRKIVVIDTPGLFDTKKTEKHVKVNIEQCVNESVPGPHAFLLVISLKSRFTQEERNTVKWIQDNFGEDASLYTIVLFTHADLLEGKSVKEYLSESEHLRRLINQCGGRYHSLINKPRSKRFQVRELLDKIEQMVEENGGGHYTNEMYQEAQRKLEEERERQRKEEELKRKEEEERIREEERKLNWCKMMALASAGVVGAGMFFASHPLMALGAAIGVTQGYNCTDMFF